A genomic region of Mustela erminea isolate mMusErm1 chromosome 12, mMusErm1.Pri, whole genome shotgun sequence contains the following coding sequences:
- the LOC116570027 gene encoding collagen alpha-1(VII) chain-like, with the protein MFARRPPALGPRCAPGRAGRAGRAGRGAAPGRGRDGAGGARQPARTRPARPHKAGRAEQGRAGSRPPAPGRRARVCAGPGRARDTKGNGRAGAAGGEPRPHRRDPRPPSGLYVSAPGGAASARRPGPPLPPREGGPGTAGRRRAGGPAGEKVGRGTPLGEKPAVPNRILDSPDSQPPEEDRTQGSQECAGTAKTQPSVAGRPSPADDPGPQLSSASDGALAGRLQHEDCHPPQTWGRRLCPQLHRQVPRWVPFSGTRRRKPLGPSRGAGRLAGGRSRPGAQTSGDLRPFHLLCPPRLHVSTAPGSVRRHAFLLPEAPPRLRVDYRLNPQVVPPGVRETSPAQSSTQHRVKRLVQVHGVPGSAGEAVRRGVSRGRVLSSQRPPVGRAKQPLQGSLHQVGNKEQRGKGSESGIVQRIHGRIRWREERAGPEGTASGESWRPRAHPEGAERDVCPGLGF; encoded by the exons ATGTTCgcgcgccgcccgcccgccctcgGCCCGCGCTGCGCTCCGGGTCGGGCCGGGCGGGCCGggcgggccgggcggggggccgcgccgggccggggccgggacGGGGCCGGGGGCGCACGACAGCCCGCGCGCACCCGGCCGGCGCGTCCACACAAAGCGGGGCGCGCGGAGCAGGGCCGCGCCGGGAGCCGCCCGCCGGCCCCGGGGCGCAGGGCGCGAGTGTGCGCGGGGCCGGGCCGCGCGCGGGACACAAAAGGGAATGGACgcgcgggggcggcgggcggggagcCGCGGCCCCACCGAAGGGACCCCCGGCCGCCGAGCGGCCTCTACGTCAGCGCCCCGGGTGGCGCCGCCTCCGCCCGCCGGCCTGGGCCGCCGCTCCCGCCGAGGGAAGGCGGGCCGGGGACCGCGGGGAGAAGGCGGGCCGGGGGACCTGCCGGGGAGAAGGTGGGCCGGGGGACCCCTCTGGGGGAGAAG CCAGCCGTCCCGAACAGGATCCTTGACTCTCCTGACTCTCAGCCCCCAGAGGAGGACAGAACTCAGGGGAGCCAGGAGTGCGCTGGCACAG CCAAAACGCAGCCCAGCGTGGCCGGCCGCCCATCCCCAGCAGATGACCCTGGACCACAGCTCAGCAGTGCCAGCGACGGGGCCTTAGCTGGAAGGCTCCAGCATGAGGA CTGTCACCCTCCCCAGACCTGGGGCCGAAGGCTCTG CCCCCAGCTCCACAGACAGGTACCCAGATGGGTGCCATTCTCCGGAACACGGAGGCGGAAGCCGCTCGGTCCCTCCCGAGGAGCTGGCCGGCTGgcgggagggaggagcaggccagGAGCTCAGACTTCCGGGGACCTGAGGCCATTCCACCTGCTCTGCCCTCCCCGTCTGCACGTGTCCACTGCACCTGGAAGTGTCCGCAGACATGCTTTCCTGTTACCCGAGGCTCCTCCGAGGCTGCGGGTCGACTACAGACTAAA CCCCCAGGTTGTGCCTCCTGGGGTCCGCGAGACATCACCTGCACAGTCCAGCACACAGCACAGGGTGAAGCGCCTGGTGCAGGTCCATGGGGTCCCTGGCTCTGCTGGGGAAGCTGTGAGGAGAGGAGTAAGTAGAGGCCGAGTCCTCAGCAGCCAGAGGCCCCCCGTGGGGAGGGCAAAGCAACCTCTGCAAGGCTCACTCCACCAAGTGGGGAATAAGGAGCAAAGGGGAAAGGGCAGCGAATCAGGCATTGTCCAAAGAATTCACGGCAGAATAAGATGGCGGGAGGAGAGAGCCGGTCCTGAGGGGACCGCATCAGGAGAGAGCTGGCGTCCTCGTGCCCACCCAGAGGGTGCTGAG